From one Chloroflexota bacterium genomic stretch:
- a CDS encoding DUF433 domain-containing protein: protein MHYLADRITVNPEQCGGRPCIRGMRIRVSDVLDLLGAGLSAEQVLQELPDLEMADVLAAIRFASSRVDHPVLVAA from the coding sequence ATGCATTACCTGGCTGACCGAATCACCGTGAATCCTGAGCAATGCGGAGGCCGCCCTTGCATTCGCGGCATGCGCATCCGGGTAAGCGACGTGCTGGACTTGCTGGGCGCCGGCCTCAGCGCTGAACAAGTGCTGCAGGAACTGCCCGACCTCGAGATGGCCGACGTGCTGGCCGCGATCAGGTTTGCGTCGAGCCGCGTGGATCATCCGGTGCTCGTTGCGGCATGA
- a CDS encoding c-type cytochrome, with the protein MKKQFALIVSLITAALLALTACGSPLPPASTGGMPVASSGGGAVKVSAGAQKYASLKGEADKGNKIFHGTCNACHGDDAKGKVGLGKNLVVSPYLKGISDADFVLFVTKGRPASDPANTTKVDMPAKGGNPALSDQDLADVVAYVRSLQRAAK; encoded by the coding sequence ATGAAGAAGCAGTTTGCGCTGATCGTGAGCCTGATCACTGCGGCCCTGCTGGCGCTGACCGCCTGCGGCTCGCCGTTGCCGCCCGCCTCCACCGGCGGCATGCCCGTCGCGTCGAGCGGCGGGGGTGCGGTCAAAGTGTCGGCCGGCGCCCAGAAGTACGCCAGCCTGAAGGGCGAAGCGGACAAGGGAAACAAGATCTTCCACGGCACATGCAACGCCTGCCACGGCGACGACGCCAAAGGCAAGGTCGGGCTGGGCAAGAACCTCGTGGTAAGCCCCTACTTGAAGGGCATCTCGGATGCCGACTTCGTGCTGTTCGTGACCAAGGGCCGCCCGGCGAGCGACCCGGCGAACACGACCAAAGTCGACATGCCGGCCAAGGGCGGCAACCCGGCGTTGAGCGACCAGGACCTGGCGGACGTGGTCGCGTACGTGCGCAGCCTGCAGCGCGCAGCGAAATAA
- a CDS encoding DUF5615 family PIN-like protein, whose product MKIWVDAQLSPALAAWLAHQMGITAEGVRALGLRDAYDRDIFFAARSASAIVMTKDRDFVDLVNRHGAPPQVIWITCGNTSNARLQTILLDMLPRALALLESGETVVEITDP is encoded by the coding sequence ATGAAAATCTGGGTTGATGCGCAATTGTCGCCTGCGTTGGCGGCATGGTTGGCGCACCAGATGGGTATCACTGCAGAAGGCGTGCGGGCGCTTGGGTTGCGCGACGCCTATGATCGCGACATCTTTTTTGCAGCTCGATCCGCTTCGGCCATTGTGATGACAAAGGATCGCGATTTCGTGGATTTGGTGAATCGCCATGGCGCGCCGCCGCAGGTGATCTGGATCACCTGTGGCAACACCTCCAATGCGCGCCTGCAAACAATCCTGCTGGATATGCTCCCGCGTGCATTGGCGTTGTTGGAGAGCGGCGAGACGGTCGTCGAAATCACTGATCCGTGA
- a CDS encoding alanine racemase, with translation MNNEADTQPSAWAEVSLANIAYNVQVLKSTLKPGTQLMAVVKANAYGHGTVPVARAALDAGATWLAVARVSEGVELRAAGLDAPVLLLGPIAPAEATAAVNAQLVVSITSLRFAQALADAAQAAGTTASVHLKIDTGMSRFGVPLDDAIGAAQALTRMDGLRLDGVFMHFATADEADPSFAQLQIARFEGALNDIRRAGIAVPLVHAANSAGILAATSYHFDLVRAGIALYGICPNSAFTQCADLRTALSLKSRVAYVRAIHRGTSVGYGRTFVAPRDMHVALVSIGYADGVRRALSNKGEVLVRGHRARILGRVSMDQIVVDADACEAQEGDEVVLIGRQGDAELSAEEVAGWAGTVSYEILTGIGARVPRVYLSANNANSR, from the coding sequence TTGAATAACGAAGCCGATACGCAGCCGAGCGCGTGGGCCGAGGTCAGCCTCGCGAACATCGCGTACAACGTACAGGTGCTAAAGAGCACGCTCAAACCTGGCACGCAGTTGATGGCGGTCGTCAAGGCGAACGCCTACGGGCATGGCACAGTGCCCGTGGCGCGCGCCGCACTTGACGCCGGGGCGACCTGGCTGGCCGTTGCGCGTGTGAGCGAGGGCGTCGAACTGCGCGCCGCCGGGCTGGATGCGCCAGTGCTGCTGCTCGGCCCGATCGCGCCCGCCGAAGCGACGGCAGCCGTAAACGCGCAACTCGTGGTGAGCATCACTTCCCTGAGGTTTGCGCAGGCGCTGGCCGACGCAGCACAGGCCGCCGGCACGACTGCATCCGTGCATCTGAAGATCGATACCGGCATGTCGCGCTTCGGCGTGCCGCTCGACGACGCCATCGGCGCCGCGCAGGCATTGACGCGCATGGATGGACTGCGGCTGGACGGCGTCTTCATGCACTTCGCCACCGCCGACGAGGCCGACCCGTCGTTCGCGCAACTGCAAATCGCGCGCTTCGAGGGCGCGCTGAATGATATCCGGCGCGCGGGCATCGCCGTGCCACTGGTGCACGCGGCCAACAGTGCCGGCATTCTGGCCGCCACGAGCTACCACTTCGACCTGGTGCGCGCAGGCATCGCGCTGTACGGCATCTGCCCGAACAGCGCGTTTACGCAGTGCGCCGATCTGCGGACGGCGCTGAGCCTCAAGAGCCGCGTGGCCTACGTGCGCGCCATTCACCGCGGCACAAGCGTCGGCTACGGACGCACGTTTGTCGCCCCGCGCGACATGCACGTTGCGCTCGTTAGCATCGGCTACGCCGACGGCGTGCGGCGCGCACTGTCCAACAAGGGCGAGGTGCTGGTGCGCGGACACCGGGCACGCATCCTTGGCCGCGTCAGCATGGACCAGATCGTCGTCGATGCCGATGCGTGCGAAGCGCAGGAGGGCGACGAGGTGGTGCTGATCGGCCGGCAGGGCGACGCGGAGTTGAGCGCGGAGGAGGTCGCCGGCTGGGCCGGGACCGTGTCGTACGAGATCCTGACCGGAATCGGCGCGCGGGTGCCGCGCGTGTATTTATCCGCGAATAACGCGAATTCCCGCTAA
- a CDS encoding DUF1573 domain-containing protein — MSKNVARQNGRPSLLAPALIGGAVMLALLAVGLVVLNSGSGGGGGTPQLSVDRERIDFGKVPFNKMVRAEFKVQNTGDGTLVLDSSAPIKILQGC, encoded by the coding sequence ATGAGCAAGAACGTTGCGCGCCAGAACGGCAGGCCATCGCTGCTGGCGCCGGCGCTGATCGGCGGCGCCGTTATGCTCGCGCTGCTGGCGGTCGGGTTGGTCGTGCTGAACAGCGGTTCGGGCGGCGGTGGCGGCACGCCGCAGTTATCGGTCGATCGCGAGCGGATCGACTTCGGCAAGGTGCCATTCAACAAGATGGTGCGCGCCGAGTTCAAGGTACAGAACACCGGCGACGGCACGCTCGTGCTGGATTCGTCCGCGCCGATTAAGATCTTGCAGGGTTGTTGA
- a CDS encoding DUF2442 domain-containing protein produces the protein MIVHVTSVRVAGPHSLELVFDNGVRKRVNLRRELYGPVFEPLRDPAQFARAYLDRDSGTVAWHTGADFAPDFLLQMEEEQSPAESAPV, from the coding sequence ATGATTGTTCATGTGACGAGTGTCCGCGTGGCCGGGCCGCATTCGCTCGAGCTTGTTTTCGACAACGGCGTGCGAAAACGCGTCAATCTGCGCCGGGAACTCTACGGTCCGGTGTTTGAGCCGTTGCGCGATCCGGCGCAGTTCGCGCGCGCCTATCTTGATCGTGATTCGGGAACGGTCGCATGGCATACGGGCGCGGATTTCGCGCCGGACTTCCTGCTCCAGATGGAAGAAGAGCAGTCCCCCGCAGAATCCGCGCCCGTATAG
- a CDS encoding nitrous oxide reductase accessory protein NosL — MKRALMLCALLLCAPLSACASGDGQPAPPSIAYGRDLCESCSMLIDEARFAAATVELGGKAHKFDCIDEMLVFHMDRPNLQVQAYFVHDYGTQNWIRAEKARFVQSPDIRAPMGKGIAAFGDQQAAESYAASLKAQIMSWDELRAYVHVTGHGG, encoded by the coding sequence ATGAAGCGCGCGCTGATGCTCTGCGCGTTATTACTGTGCGCGCCGCTGTCCGCGTGCGCGTCCGGCGACGGGCAGCCGGCGCCGCCGTCGATCGCGTACGGCCGCGACCTGTGCGAAAGTTGCAGCATGCTGATCGACGAGGCGCGCTTCGCGGCCGCCACGGTGGAGCTCGGCGGCAAGGCGCACAAATTCGACTGCATCGACGAAATGCTGGTCTTTCACATGGATCGGCCCAATTTGCAGGTTCAGGCCTATTTCGTGCATGATTACGGCACGCAAAACTGGATCCGGGCCGAAAAAGCGCGCTTTGTGCAGAGCCCGGACATCCGCGCGCCGATGGGCAAAGGCATCGCCGCGTTCGGCGATCAGCAGGCGGCCGAATCGTACGCAGCGAGCCTGAAGGCGCAGATTATGAGCTGGGACGAATTGCGCGCCTACGTGCACGTCACAGGGCACGGCGGTTAG
- a CDS encoding ABC transporter permease — MELNIVWILAQREMREALRNRWLAFYAVAFAALAFALSQAGMAASGYGGLGGFGRTAASLINAILLFVPLIGLSVGAHAIAADRERGTLGYLLAQPVGRPEVFLGKALGAALAVFVALGLGFGVAGFGMALSGGGDASAYLALAGCTLLLALVSLGFGFIISALTRKAATALGAALIAWLGLVFFADMGLIAATLALRPAPEMLMWMLVLNPLQIFKLEAVYSLRATLDTFGAAGQYAAYAFGASLPFVLAGLLALWIGLSFGAAYLLFNRRSDV; from the coding sequence ATGGAGCTAAACATTGTCTGGATCCTCGCACAACGCGAGATGCGCGAAGCGCTGCGCAACCGCTGGCTGGCGTTCTACGCCGTGGCGTTCGCTGCGCTGGCATTCGCGCTCTCGCAGGCAGGCATGGCCGCATCGGGCTATGGCGGGCTGGGCGGCTTCGGGCGCACGGCTGCCAGCCTGATCAACGCGATTCTCTTGTTCGTGCCGCTGATCGGCTTGAGCGTGGGCGCGCATGCCATCGCCGCCGACCGCGAGCGCGGCACGCTCGGCTATCTGCTGGCGCAGCCGGTGGGCCGTCCCGAGGTATTCCTGGGCAAGGCGCTCGGCGCGGCGCTGGCCGTGTTCGTTGCGCTGGGGTTGGGCTTCGGCGTGGCGGGTTTCGGCATGGCGCTGAGCGGCGGCGGCGACGCGTCGGCCTACCTGGCGCTCGCGGGCTGCACGCTGCTGCTGGCGCTCGTTTCGCTCGGCTTCGGCTTCATCATCAGTGCTTTGACCCGCAAGGCGGCGACCGCGCTCGGCGCGGCGCTGATCGCATGGCTGGGGCTGGTCTTCTTCGCCGACATGGGGCTGATCGCGGCAACGCTGGCGCTGCGACCCGCGCCCGAGATGTTGATGTGGATGCTGGTGCTGAACCCGCTGCAGATCTTCAAGCTGGAAGCGGTCTACAGCCTGCGCGCGACGCTCGACACGTTTGGCGCGGCCGGCCAGTACGCCGCCTATGCGTTCGGCGCGAGCCTGCCGTTCGTGCTGGCCGGTCTGCTGGCGCTCTGGATCGGGCTGTCGTTCGGCGCGGCCTATCTGCTGTTCAACCGGCGGAGCGACGTATGA
- a CDS encoding GIY-YIG nuclease family protein, translating into MPRQFYVYIMTNQANTTLHAGVTNNLARRVGEHRHGQGSAFTRKYRTHKLVYYESFDDARSAIAREKQIKGGSRQKKLDLIAEANATWRDLADDL; encoded by the coding sequence ATGCCCAGGCAGTTCTACGTGTACATTATGACCAACCAGGCCAACACAACGCTCCATGCCGGTGTCACTAACAACCTGGCCCGCCGCGTCGGAGAGCATCGTCACGGACAAGGCAGCGCCTTTACACGGAAGTACCGCACGCACAAATTGGTGTACTATGAATCATTCGATGACGCACGAAGCGCCATCGCGCGGGAGAAACAAATCAAAGGCGGTTCACGGCAGAAGAAGCTCGACCTGATCGCCGAGGCGAACGCAACCTGGCGCGATCTGGCGGACGACTTGTAG
- a CDS encoding thiamine pyrophosphate-binding protein, giving the protein MTGAEILVAMLQAHGVDTIFGLPGDTGVAFYDALRDQSQIRHVMTRDERSAAFMADAYARLSDKPGVCEGPSGGGATYILPGVAEAHHSSVPLLVITSDNALSMEHQGALTALDQEALFRPVTKWSAAVKRAGLIPHMLRRAFRLMTTGRCGAVHLSFPKDILDKPVEVADIYADPACAHYPSYRTRPDSAMVARAAEKLASAARPVMICGGGIHAAHAYAEVQALAELLNMPVATSINGKGSIAETHPLAIGVAGANGGRAFTHDFIRESDLILFAGTRVNYVTSNDWTVPPRDYRGAIIQIDVDGGEIGNNLPVTAGLQGDAQMALRDLIDALRGCDSTSRAAVRERIARATAAYWSGEAAKQASDARPVRPHRIMRELLRNLPADAVIVADPGTATPFVAAQYPLAQAGRRTVIPRAHGGLGYALPASLGASYARPDQTIVCLTGDGSFGFSVGELETIARMNRKIVVIQFNNGAFGWIKELQHLHHGDRFFGVDFLRQDCAAIARGFGWLGIRVEDPRDFEPALQEGLSASTPAFIDVVSADQILETPPVIGWQVAEQRRAQAG; this is encoded by the coding sequence ATGACCGGAGCCGAAATCCTCGTCGCCATGCTGCAGGCGCATGGCGTGGACACCATCTTTGGACTGCCGGGCGACACCGGCGTTGCCTTCTACGACGCGCTGCGCGACCAGTCTCAGATCCGCCACGTGATGACGCGCGACGAGCGCTCCGCGGCGTTCATGGCCGACGCGTACGCGCGCCTGTCCGACAAGCCGGGCGTCTGCGAAGGGCCGTCGGGCGGCGGCGCAACGTACATTCTGCCCGGCGTCGCCGAGGCGCACCACTCGTCGGTGCCGTTGCTCGTCATCACCAGCGACAACGCGCTCAGCATGGAGCACCAGGGCGCGCTGACGGCGCTCGACCAGGAGGCGCTGTTCCGGCCGGTCACCAAGTGGAGCGCGGCGGTCAAGCGCGCCGGCCTGATCCCGCACATGCTGCGGCGCGCCTTCCGCCTGATGACGACCGGGCGCTGTGGCGCAGTGCATCTCTCGTTCCCCAAAGACATCCTCGACAAGCCCGTCGAGGTCGCCGACATTTACGCTGATCCAGCCTGCGCGCATTATCCGTCGTACCGCACACGCCCCGATTCGGCCATGGTGGCGCGTGCCGCCGAGAAACTGGCGTCTGCGGCGCGCCCGGTCATGATCTGCGGCGGCGGCATCCACGCCGCGCACGCCTACGCCGAAGTGCAGGCGCTGGCTGAACTGCTCAATATGCCGGTCGCGACCTCGATCAACGGCAAAGGTTCGATTGCGGAAACGCACCCGCTCGCGATCGGCGTCGCCGGCGCGAACGGCGGCCGCGCGTTCACGCACGACTTCATCCGTGAGAGCGACCTGATCCTGTTCGCGGGCACGCGCGTCAACTACGTGACGAGCAACGACTGGACGGTACCGCCCAGGGACTACCGTGGCGCGATCATCCAGATCGACGTGGACGGCGGCGAGATCGGCAACAATCTGCCGGTGACCGCCGGCCTGCAGGGTGACGCGCAAATGGCGCTGCGCGACCTGATCGACGCGCTGCGCGGCTGCGATTCAACTTCGCGGGCGGCTGTGCGCGAGCGGATTGCGCGCGCGACGGCGGCCTATTGGTCTGGCGAGGCGGCGAAGCAGGCTTCGGATGCGCGCCCAGTGCGTCCGCACCGCATCATGCGCGAACTGCTGCGCAACCTGCCGGCCGACGCCGTGATCGTGGCCGACCCCGGCACCGCAACGCCGTTCGTCGCCGCGCAGTACCCGCTGGCGCAGGCCGGCCGCCGCACGGTGATCCCGCGCGCGCACGGCGGGCTGGGCTATGCGCTGCCGGCCTCGCTCGGCGCGTCGTATGCGCGGCCCGACCAGACGATCGTCTGCCTGACCGGCGACGGCTCGTTCGGTTTCTCGGTCGGCGAGTTGGAAACGATCGCGCGCATGAACCGCAAGATCGTCGTTATCCAGTTCAACAACGGCGCCTTCGGCTGGATCAAAGAGTTGCAGCACCTGCATCACGGCGACCGCTTCTTCGGCGTCGATTTCCTGCGCCAGGACTGCGCGGCGATTGCGCGCGGCTTCGGCTGGCTCGGCATCCGCGTGGAAGACCCGCGCGACTTCGAGCCGGCGTTGCAGGAAGGGTTGAGCGCGTCGACGCCGGCGTTCATCGACGTGGTAAGCGCGGACCAGATCCTGGAGACGCCGCCGGTGATCGGCTGGCAGGTCGCGGAACAGCGCCGGGCGCAGGCGGGCTAG
- a CDS encoding DUF393 domain-containing protein, whose amino-acid sequence MRAHDAARRVRVLPSQHRELREAIGLSKAEADRAVWAIEPGGARYAGAAAVARILRELPGYAWLARLVDLPLAAQLAEVAYRLVACNRHILARLYSTTPECERPGCDCHPEGE is encoded by the coding sequence GTGCGCGCCCATGACGCGGCCCGCCGTGTGCGGGTGCTCCCCAGCCAGCATCGCGAGCTGCGTGAGGCGATCGGGCTGTCCAAAGCCGAGGCCGACCGCGCGGTCTGGGCGATTGAGCCGGGCGGCGCACGGTACGCGGGCGCGGCGGCCGTCGCGCGCATCCTGCGCGAACTGCCCGGCTATGCGTGGCTGGCGCGGCTGGTTGACCTGCCGCTGGCCGCGCAATTGGCGGAGGTGGCATACCGCCTTGTGGCGTGTAACCGGCATATCCTTGCGCGCTTATATAGCACGACGCCGGAGTGCGAGCGACCCGGCTGTGATTGTCACCCGGAAGGAGAGTAG
- the thpR gene encoding RNA 2',3'-cyclic phosphodiesterase, protein MRTFVAIELDAGVKDALAACLAAMQRAAPPMRLKWVPPASQHLTLQFLGEIERGDVAAVSAALRAAAVSITPFDMALTGLGCFPGSTRPNVLWVGVAEPGGSLARLQQAVAMQLAPLGFEPDHGAFKPHLTLARVPRDASPGDRRALGEWFMRQPPPAPQSQRVTAIHLMQSQLLPGGAQYTALETLDLAQPRGAKPSA, encoded by the coding sequence ATGCGCACGTTTGTGGCGATCGAACTCGATGCGGGTGTGAAAGACGCGCTGGCCGCGTGCCTCGCGGCGATGCAGAGAGCGGCCCCGCCCATGCGCCTGAAGTGGGTACCGCCTGCGAGTCAGCACCTGACGCTTCAGTTCCTTGGCGAGATCGAGCGCGGCGACGTGGCAGCCGTTTCAGCGGCGCTGCGGGCGGCTGCCGTCAGCATCACGCCGTTTGATATGGCGTTGACGGGTCTCGGCTGTTTTCCAGGTTCTACGCGGCCGAACGTGCTCTGGGTCGGTGTGGCTGAGCCGGGTGGATCGCTGGCGCGCTTGCAGCAGGCGGTCGCCATGCAGTTGGCCCCGCTTGGCTTCGAGCCGGATCACGGCGCGTTCAAGCCGCACCTGACGCTGGCGCGGGTGCCGCGCGACGCCTCGCCGGGCGACCGCCGCGCGCTCGGCGAGTGGTTCATGCGCCAGCCGCCGCCGGCGCCGCAGAGCCAGCGCGTGACAGCGATCCACCTCATGCAAAGCCAGTTGTTGCCCGGCGGCGCGCAGTACACGGCGCTGGAGACGCTTGATTTGGCGCAACCCAGAGGCGCGAAGCCGTCTGCATAG
- a CDS encoding amidase, giving the protein MTNQDIFFATATELSHLLRRKQVSSVELTKLFLDRLGSLGPKYNALAELTPGLALAQARKADRLLKSGDAPSLLTGVPFGAKDLLATKGIPTRWGIPGYKDQVFDYDATTIVKLREAGAVLIGKLGMVELAGGGGYEYANASATGPGLNPWNLNHWAGGSSSGSGSAVAAGLVPFALGSETWGSITTPSAYCGITGLRPTWGLVSRYGAMELAWRMDKVGPMARSAEDCGHILQAIAGRDRLDATTERDGFTFKPREPRRAYRLAVLPADFSGEPELEQAYNDALTVLRKAGAKLVRTDLPDYPYNDIARFLIDVEMAAAHEELIRSNVLDTLVDAGQKAGLRRNLTKPATEYVRAQQQQVAATQAVLRMFEEYDAFVSPMLVIESPSLDTNLQTAFRKRGGYSMLGALCGVPQITVPMGFGGRGLPVALSFTTNRFEEQKALRLAMLYQRETDWHTKHPPEAA; this is encoded by the coding sequence ATGACCAATCAAGACATTTTCTTTGCCACGGCGACCGAGTTGAGCCACCTGCTGCGGCGCAAGCAGGTCTCGTCGGTTGAACTGACCAAACTGTTCCTCGACCGCCTCGGCTCGCTGGGGCCGAAGTACAACGCGCTGGCGGAGTTGACGCCCGGCCTGGCGCTGGCGCAGGCGCGCAAAGCCGACCGCCTGCTGAAGAGTGGTGACGCGCCGTCGCTGCTGACCGGCGTGCCGTTCGGCGCCAAGGACCTGCTGGCGACCAAAGGCATCCCGACCCGCTGGGGCATCCCCGGCTATAAGGACCAGGTCTTCGACTATGACGCCACGACGATCGTGAAGCTGCGCGAGGCGGGCGCGGTGCTGATCGGCAAGCTGGGCATGGTCGAACTGGCGGGCGGCGGCGGCTACGAGTACGCCAACGCCTCGGCGACCGGTCCCGGCCTGAACCCGTGGAACCTCAATCACTGGGCGGGCGGCTCGTCGTCCGGCTCCGGCAGCGCCGTCGCGGCCGGGCTCGTGCCGTTCGCGCTCGGCTCGGAGACGTGGGGCAGCATCACCACGCCGTCGGCCTACTGCGGCATCACCGGCCTGCGGCCGACCTGGGGGCTGGTCAGCCGCTACGGCGCGATGGAACTCGCCTGGCGCATGGACAAGGTCGGGCCGATGGCGCGCAGCGCCGAGGACTGCGGCCATATACTGCAAGCGATCGCCGGGCGCGATCGGCTCGACGCGACCACCGAGCGCGACGGCTTCACGTTCAAGCCGCGCGAACCGCGCCGCGCTTACCGCCTCGCGGTCCTGCCCGCCGATTTCAGCGGCGAGCCGGAGCTGGAGCAGGCATACAACGACGCGCTCACGGTGCTGCGCAAGGCCGGCGCGAAGCTGGTGCGCACCGATCTGCCGGACTACCCGTACAACGATATCGCCCGTTTCCTGATCGACGTCGAAATGGCGGCGGCGCATGAGGAGTTGATCCGCAGCAACGTGCTCGACACGCTGGTGGACGCCGGGCAGAAAGCGGGCCTGCGCCGCAACCTGACCAAGCCGGCCACCGAATACGTTCGCGCCCAGCAGCAGCAGGTGGCGGCGACACAGGCCGTGCTGCGCATGTTCGAGGAATACGACGCGTTCGTCTCGCCGATGCTGGTCATCGAGTCGCCGAGCCTCGACACGAACCTGCAGACGGCGTTCCGCAAGCGCGGCGGCTACAGCATGCTCGGCGCGCTGTGCGGCGTGCCGCAGATCACCGTGCCGATGGGTTTCGGCGGGCGCGGGTTGCCGGTCGCACTGTCGTTCACGACCAACCGCTTCGAAGAGCAGAAAGCCCTTCGCCTGGCGATGCTTTACCAGCGCGAGACGGACTGGCATACGAAGCACCCGCCGGAAGCGGCGTAG